The Leopardus geoffroyi isolate Oge1 chromosome C1, O.geoffroyi_Oge1_pat1.0, whole genome shotgun sequence sequence CCCCGGAGCAGCTCTGGGTATGTGAGACCTGCCCCCTCCCGGACCAGGCTGGGCGGGGGACTGGCTGGGGTTGAAGGACCTGCGGGAGAACTCCCGGATGCAGGGAGGCCCCGGGCCCGGCCGAGTctggctgggtgctggccacGATCCCTCAGCGTCCCCTCCCACCGTGCCCTGGGCAGCCCCGTCAGCCCACAGCCTGTTACCCCTCTATAAACTGGTGCCCGTGGCCAAGCCAAGCTTGGCCAGCCTGGTACGGGACCTCGGTCATGGGGAGTGGGGGACGGTGTGTCCTCCCAAGCCTCTGCCTCCCTGTgtgcccctcctctcccagcctcctcacTGGAGACCCCAGGAAGGCAcccgcgccccacccccacaagcTACCAGAGTGTCCCCACTCAGACCAGGCCGGTGCCTGCAGCTGAAGCAGAGACACCCCCCCTCTCagcccccccagcccctgacgcCAGCCTGGGACGAccagggagagaggtggggtgggtCATCGGCCAAGCCCTGGGCTGCACGGGCTGGCGCCAGTCTGGCACCACTGCTCTCCCGCCTCATTACCCAGCAGGCTGCAGGGAGGGTCCCTCCCATGCTCCGGCCCCCCCACCACACcatgcccaccccccccagggGTCAGGGTCCCCAGGGGGAGAAGCTGAACAATGGCCCTTGGGCTCCAACCTCTACCTGCCCCGTCCCTCCGTCTACAGGGTGAAAgaggcccttccctgctcagcctTGGAAATGGGGCTTCAGGCCCTGCTGCTGCAGACCCgagccccacctccagcccccaggCTTCTGTGGAGGGGTCAGGGGCCTCACCTCAGCCCTTCAGGGGGGGCCGCCTGCCGAGGACCCAGGTGCCAACCAGAGATAGCATCTCAGCAGCTCTGCGGAGGCCCAGACATCCCAAGATCAATTTACATTCTTTGGTCTGGGTTTGCTGGAGCCAAGACGGGGTAGGGGTAGAGGGCCCCAAACCCACAGGACGGGTGGGCACGCCCCACCTGGGGTTTGCATCCACCTGATGTGGCAGCCACCAAGGAGAAGTGGGGAGTCAGCGAGGTGCCCTGCCGGCCTGGGCCTGGACCACGCTGGGCCCCGCCCTGCAAACGCAGGCGCACTCAGCACCCCAGCGTGGGCAGGAACGCCCTCGGGGCTCACGTGTGGGGTTTGGTGAACCTGCACACGCACGTGCAATCTTGTGTATGGCCCACACCCGTGGGCTCCCCGCGCCTGCCCCACGGGACGAGGCCCTCCCAAGGGCTCCCCGCCTTGCGCTCCGCGCCCCAGACAGGCACAGCACGCGGCATCTGGCCACCATCTGACCAACTTCTGGTGCTGAACGGGGTCTGGGCCCCTGGCCCTTCACGTGTCCACAGACCGCTGCCTCCAAGGCTGGACATGAGGCCACACGTCCTTCCAGGGCCACAcctgcgcccccccacccccatgactACATAGTGACCAGGCGACAGGGAGGGCTGAGAGCTCTTTATTGCTGTCACCACAGGTTTTACAGAGGAcagtggggggcgggtggggggcccTGTCTGGCCCTCACGTGCCCAGGAGCAGGCCGGAGAAGCTGGAGCCACTCTGGATCGTGAGGGCTGTCCCAGAGCCGTTGTCCACGAAGATGGAGGCGTACTGTCCAGCCTGCAGACACCCCACAGTGGATGTCACCACCCACGACACCCGCCTGCCCGGGGGAGCGCATGGAGGGATGAAGCTTAAGCCCCAGCACACAGCACCCACCCCAGGGGTCATCTGGCCGAGGCTCCGGGCCTCGGATCCCACCCCCCTCCAGGGCAGCCCCCCCTTGGCCTCACCTGCACCCACCCCAGGGGTCATCTGGCCGAGGCTCCAGGCCTCggatcccccccccctccagggcAGCCCCCCCTTGGCCTCACCTGCACCCACCCCAGGGGTCATCTGGCCGAGGCTCCGGGCCTCggatcccccccccctccagggcAGCCCCCCCTTGGCCTCACCTGCACCCACCCCAGGGGTCATCTGGCCGAGGCTCCGGGCCTCggatcccccccccctccagggcAGCCCCCCCTTGGCCTCACCTGCACCCACCCCAGGGGTCATCTGGCCGAGGCTCCGGGCCTcggatccccccccccctccagggcAGCCCCCCCTTGGCCTCACCTGCACCCACCCCAGGGGTCATCTGGCCGAGGCTCCGGGCCTCggatcccccccccctccagggcAGCCCCCCCTTGCCTCACCTGCAAAAGCAGCAGACCCTGGACTTGCATGGTGAAGACCCTGCCTCGGCTCTCCAGGCCCGAGATGGCCTCCAGGGACCTGGACAGGGCGCGCAGGACAGGGCTGAGGGCACGGCTGACTGCGGGGCCAGGACCCCACCCCCATACCCAGCGCGGTCGCCACTGGGGCACCACCCCCCGCGACTGCCCGGCATTCAGGGTGCCCCCTAGGAAGGCCCACTCACCTGTGTCGATGGCACAGGGACTCAATGCAGACGAGCGCCCGCACGGTGTCCCGAGCCCGCAGCCGTGCCCTGCCCTGCGGCTCCCTGGGGTCTGTGGAGACAGGGCCTGGCCTGCAACAGCCCTCAGGGAGGACGgagcagagaggggcggggggctgggaCTGGGGGCCTTCAGGACGCACTGCCAGATGCAGGCCCGGGAGCggctgagggctgggggagggtggcCCTGAGCGAGACCCCCCAGGGAGGTGGGGTTGTAGCAAAGGACCCGGGCCTGGGGGCCGGCCCCACTCACCCACGTGCAGGCTGGCAGAAAACTGGAAGATGGCGGTCACTGGGGCTGTGAACCGGCCCGAGGCCAGGCTCAAGCCGGACCCCCGCAGGAAGGCGCCCTGGGCAGTGGGCTGGAGGGATAGCAGGTGAACAGCCAGCTGCAGCGCCTGGGCCCTCATCTTGCACATCCAGCCTGGGGGAGGCGCCTGTGACCAACAGCCGccaccccaagcaggccccaggtggGCAAGGTGGGGGGTGACCTACGTGTCTATGCCCCTCTGGGCCCCTGggcacaggctccaggccccaagggATGGATGAACCCTCCAGAGCCCCCACCTGGAAAGGTATCCCTGCCTCCCGGCCACCTTGGATCCCACCCAGTCATGGCACACGAGACCTGCTAACCCTGACCTAGGTCACCTCCCCCTGCATGTATGTGGCTGGGTGGCTGTCCCAGGCTGGCTGTGagcaccgccccccgccccccccagtgGTGGGGAGCCCACCCAGCACCACGCACCCCGCTGGCCCGTGCTGGTACATGAGGAAGGCCTACAGCAGATGCCCCAAGAGGACCAGGGCCCCCCTGAGCCCCCGAGCCCACTCACAGCCTGGAAGCCACGCAGCTCCAGCAGTGTCCTCTCGTCCACCACTGTAGGGCCCTTCAGTCCACAGTGGAAGGCCTCAGCCACCAGCCACCTGCCTGTCCCTTCAGGCAGCAAGGGGCTCAGCAGCCCCAAGAACCGGCGCTCGGTGGCCTCTGCGGGGAAAAGGGTGAGGCAGCACCTTGGGGTCAGTGGGGCCCCAGGCGGGAAGAGTCGGGGACAGGGGCCTCACCTTTCAGCATCTCCTGAAACTCTCGCAACAGGGCCTCCTGGTTGACTGCTGCAccgggggggccggggggcccgGGGGGCCCAGGAGGCCCTGGGGGGCCAGAGAGGCCTCGCTGCGGGGAGGCAGGAGAAAAGTGAGGGTCCTAGTTGGAGCCACAGCCACCCCTGCCCTGGGTTCAGACCCCGGGGCTCACCGACTTCTTGTCCCGGCCCCGGCACCGTCTCTTCGAGGCCCCATCATCTGGCCGCCGGACAAAGTTCAGCCATGTCATGTGGGCATCTGAGAACTCAGGCCCCAAGGCCTCAGGCGGCTGCAGGGCCAGGGAACAGGGCTAGTGTGCTGGCCACCGGGCCCTAATGAGTCCTGCCCTACTGCCCCCAGCGGACAGCGGGGAACCTCAGGGCCCAGGCCACCTTGGGCAGGACTCAGGGTACACACAAGAAAAGTGGCAACGGGGCACCGCGGGCCACCCCTGGGGACCCAGACCAGGATGAGACACAGGACAAGGGCTCGGGGCCTGATATCCAGGCACCGTGGTCTGGGTTCTGTATTAGAGCGACCGTGTCCCCTCCCACTGGACCCTGTTCCCAAGCAGATGGGCACACCTGTGTATACACAAGGCCAGCCCCCAAGTCCCAACAGAGGCCTGGCCCTGGCTGAGGCGGGCAGCAGTGAAGAGCAGCGAGTTCTCTGTGGGGCTTCTTGAGAGTCCCAGAGCCATGCGAAACCAGGGGGAGGATAGGCACAGGCCTTGCTTTGTGTTGGACATGAGTGTGTGAGCTGGTGGCCTTGGCCCCCCAGCCGGCCCTGCTGTTCAGGCTCTGACCCAGGCCACAGCTGGCCAGTCCACCTCACTGTTGGAGTGAGGTTTGGGAGAGAGCCACCACCATGGGGCTCGCAGAGTCCTGGCCGCTCTCTTCGGGCTGACCCAGGCAGGGCAAGCTGAGCAGTCCTGACCCGGGGTCCAGGCCGGCAGTCAGCCCTCAGTCCCTAGCATAGCAAGAGCCAGGCGCCCGGGACAGGTGCCGCCTCCTGACCTGGGAAAGCCAGGGCCTCCTCTCCATAGACCAGGCCAGGTCTCTATcctgggggggtgggaagggcaggtaGGGTAGGGTACCTCCCACCCCTGGTCTGGGCCCCACCCAGAGAAGAGAAGGACGCCAAGAACTTCAGAATGTCCAGgagcgcctgggggactcagtcggttgagcgtccgacttcggctcgggtcacgatctcgcggttcatgaattcaagccccgcgtcgggctctgtgctgacagctcggagcctggagcctgcttcggatgctgttgtctccctccctctgtccctcccccactcatgctctgtgtctgtctctcaacaataaacaaacattaaaaagattaaaaaaaaaaaactttgcaatGTCCTGGTTCCTCGCATATCTGGTATCTGCCCGGTCCCCTGGCTGCCACCCACCCTGGCCACGCTTGAgggacccaggagccctgagagaCGGGTACATCAGTGGCGTCTAGGGGCCAAGGGCTGCAGGAGCAGGGGACAAGTGCAAGATGAGCTCATCCCTAGCAAGAAGAGCAGGAGCTCCAGTGTCTGGGGAGGGCTGTCCGGGGCACGTGTCCCATGGCAGCCCCCCAACCCACGGAGACCACTCCTGGAATAGAGATTTTCCTGCTTGTCCCCAGGCTGACTCGtgccaggcagggcagggaacGGCCACTAAGCACCTTCCCCTGGGTGACTGGCCGGAATCAGCCCCAGAAGCTGCGGGGAGCCCACTCTTCTCTGGCTCGGCCTGCCCGTCTGGCAAACGGGGCCCCGGGCTCCAACGGGCCGCGTGGGCTGAGAGCAGCCTGGCTGGCCGCCGCAGAGACGCCCTTGGGAGGCGGGAGGCCAGGATCAAAGGCgtgagggctggggggtgggggacctgTCCCAGCAACGGCCTCTCCCTTCCCAGTCCCGCGGCCCCCAGGTGGGCAGCTGCACAAAGCCACCAGGCCTGCTGGAGTCAGCTCCGAGACCCCCTCTGGAGATACTAGGTGCAGGAAAGGTGGAGGACCAGGGCTGAGGTGGGTGCGGGGAACTTTTGTCTCAGAGAGGACCCAGGGCCAGACTGGGGCCAGAGGGACTGCAATAACCAGGAACACAGCCCGTGCCAGAGGCCGGAGAGGGTGCTGGCTACGCAGTGAGCGATCGGGGTAAGGACCTCCAGGAAGCACAGGGTCCAGGCTAGCCTGGGCCTCTCCAGCCACTCAAGTTGTGGGGGACCTGGATTCCCAACGAGGAGTCTAGaactcctccccacccactcctgAATTAGCAGTTACACCAAACGGCAGCACGTGGAACCTAGGGCTTCAAAGGGTTCACTGTAACCCCTCTGGGAAgtccctctcctcccccgccccttcccctggGCCAGGGGGGCCCCATGGATGCCCCAATAGCAGCCGCTGCAAATCGTGCCCAAAGTCCCACTTCgtggggacaggatggggagggCTGCAGAGCCGGGGGCCCCCCTGAAGTCTACAAAGGGCGTGCACACCCGCACCCACGTGCAACCGGCCCGCATGTACCTTGGGGGAGCCTGGCAGCCCCTCGCTGTTGGACGCGGTGGCGGTGGGGTGCTCGGTGCGCTGGCCGGGCTGCCGTGGCCTCTTGGGCTCCCGCCGCGCCCCGATGCCCCCGAGGAACACAAGCTGCAGCCAGAGGAGGGCTGCGGCAGCCCGGGCCCAGTGCATGGTGGCCAGCCCGCAGCTCCGGACCTCGGTGATGGCTCAGCGCTGCGGGTGGGGACAGCCCAGTGTGCTCATGGGGGCAGCAGCACAGCCGCACTCAGGGCCCCGGTGCGGGGACACGgccccagggggcgcctggctgctgCCGGTGCATGTGCACACAGGGTGAGCTGGAGCAGCGGCGGGGCGGGCACGACGACGGCAGACGCACTCCTGCTCCCTTAGGCTGGGGCCGGCGCCCGCCTCCCCTCACGCGCGGCGCCGCCGCCAAATaaaccctcccctcctccccgaAGCTCCAAGGGGGAGGGCTCACACTCGGCTGGTCCGCCGGCGCCGAGGGCTCCCAGGccagcccgggggggggggggggggggggggggggggggggggcgtggatgGGGCGTTAGCAGGGGGCCGTGCCTCCCGCAGGCAGGCGCTCTGAGCCTTTGGAAACAGCCCCCACCCTttcccccccgcgcccccccccgaGGGCCAACTCACCCTGGAAACTGTTGACACGAATTCACACCACCCGCCTCCCAGCTCAGCTCCTGACACCTCACATCCAGCCCCTTCAGGGTGGTGGCCCAGGGTAGGGGAGCCCTCCATCAGGACCAACAGCCCGAACTGCCCTTCCTCCGTATGACCCACCTCACTTGGGCCCCCCAAGCCCTCTACACAGCAACCCCTACCCCAAGGTCCTGGCGATGCCCCGAAGCCTGGCTCAGATCCCACTCCTGAGAAAGGCGGGACCCAGGAAGCAGGACAGCTGACCCACCTTGTCCCAGCCTTGTCCAGGCAGTGGGCGCTGGCCCTCCACTAGCGGGGAGCCTGGCTAGTGAGGGAAGGGACTGACTGACCTCAGAGCAAAGGCACGGCGGGTGGCCCCGGCCGCCCCCACgtccttctgccccctcctcttcttGGGGCACGAGGCCAACCGTTACTGCCTGAGGGGCTGCCCTCACCCAAACAGGCCTCTGTGCTTCTGATTGTCCTGAGCCAGCAGGGGAAAGGGAGCGGAGTCCCCAGGCCTTTGCACCCCAGCCTGGAGGTCAGCACAAGTGTGAGCCCCTGGGCGGCCGTGTGGCGCCGGAGGAGCCGGTTCCCTCCACAGCTGTCCGCCCAAGGAGAGGGAGCTCGGGGTCTCGCCTCAGCTGGACCTGAGCAACAGTGGGCGGGTCCCCAGGGAGAGCTGGGGCCCATCCTGAACCACCTCCAGGGTGCACGCCGCGGGCAACGGGTCCGCCAGGGCCAGCTCAAGCCAACAAGCCGCACAGACTCACTCACCGCACGGTGAGGGCCTGCGTGGGGACCGAGGCCAGGACAGGTCAGAGCCATGGCTACAGCCCCCGCAGGAGCTGCTGCTTGCAGTCCAGCCTAGAGGAAGGTGGGGCACACCGGTCCTGGTGGAGGAGtcctccaggcacccctcaacttccCGATGTCTGCCAGGAATGCTGAGGCGCCGAGACAAGCCTGGTGGGGAAGGTGTGAGGAATGTCCGCCCAGGGTCATCCGTCCCCCCTGCTGGCTCAGGCAGAGATGGTCAGTCACCTCCAGGGACAACAGAGGCCGGCTCTGGTGAACCCTGAGCTCACGACTGGGAGCCTCAGGTCTCTTGGGTGTCCAGCTGGTGAGCTCCCAACGCCCGGGTCCTGAGGGGGGCGCCACACTGCAGAAGATCCCCTTGTGCCCTGCCCCGTGGAACCCCAGATGTGCCCTGCACCCAACACCGGGTCAGGAAAGTAGCCAGGAAGACTCCTCCTGAGCTGCCAGAACCCCC is a genomic window containing:
- the C1QTNF12 gene encoding adipolin isoform X5, translated to MHWARAAAALLWLQLVFLGGIGARREPKRPRQPGQRTEHPTATASNSEGLPGSPKPPEALGPEFSDAHMTWLNFVRRPDDGASKRRCRGRDKKSRGLSGPPGPPGPPGPPGPPGAAVNQEALLREFQEMLKEATERRFLGLLSPLLPEGTGRWLVAEAFHCGLKGPTVVDERTLLELRGFQAPTAQGAFLRGSGLSLASGRFTAPVTAIFQFSASLHVDPREPQGRARLRARDTVRALVCIESLCHRHRSLEAISGLESRGRVFTMQVQGLLLLQAGQYASIFVDNGSGTALTIQSGSSFSGLLLGT
- the C1QTNF12 gene encoding adipolin isoform X2, which encodes MHWARAAAALLWLQLVFLGGIGARREPKRPRQPGQRTEHPTATASNSEGLPGSPKPPEALGPEFSDAHMTWLNFVRRPDDGASKRRCRGRDKKSRGLSGPPGPPGPPGPPGPPGAAVNQEALLREFQEMLKEATERRFLGLLSPLLPEGTGRWLVAEAFHCGLKGPTVVDERTLLELRGFQAPTAQGAFLRGSGLSLASGRFTAPVTAIFQFSASLHVDPREPQGRARLRARDTVRALVCIESLCHRHRSLEAISGLESRGRVFTMQVQGLLLLQAGVVGGDIHCGVSAGWTVRLHLRGQRLWDSPHDPEWLQLLRPAPGHVRARQGPPPAPHCPL
- the C1QTNF12 gene encoding adipolin isoform X3, which encodes MHWARAAAALLWLQLVFLGGIGARREPKRPRQPGQRTEHPTATASNSEGLPGSPKPPEALGPEFSDAHMTWLNFVRRPDDGASKRRCRGRDKKSRGLSGPPGPPGPPGPPGPPGAAVNQEALLREFQEMLKEATERRFLGLLSPLLPEGTGRWLVAEAFHCGLKGPTVVDERTLLELRGFQAAPPPGWMCKMRAQALQLAVHLLSLQPTAQGAFLRGSGLSLASGRFTAPVTAIFQFSASLHVDPREPQGRARLRARDTVRALVCIESLCHRHRSLEAISGLESRGRVFTMQVQGLLLLQAGQYASIFVDNGSGTALTIQSGSSFSGLLLGT
- the C1QTNF12 gene encoding adipolin isoform X4 yields the protein MHWARAAAALLWLQLVFLGGIGARREPKRPRQPGQRTEHPTATASNSEGLPGSPKPPEALGPEFSDAHMTWLNFVRRPDDGASKRRCRGRDKKSRGLSGPPGPPGPPGPPGPPGAAVNQEALLREFQEMLKEATERRFLGLLSPLLPEGTGRWLVAEAFHCGLKGPTVVDERTLLELRGFQAAPPPGWMCKMRAQALQLAVHLLSLQPTAQGAFLRGSGLSLASGRFTAPVTAIFQFSASLHVGPWRPSRAWRAEAGSSPCKSRVCCFCRRVSWVVTSTVGCLQAGQYASIFVDNGSGTALTIQSGSSFSGLLLGT
- the C1QTNF12 gene encoding adipolin isoform X1; this encodes MHWARAAAALLWLQLVFLGGIGARREPKRPRQPGQRTEHPTATASNSEGLPGSPKPPEALGPEFSDAHMTWLNFVRRPDDGASKRRCRGRDKKSRGLSGPPGPPGPPGPPGPPGAAVNQEALLREFQEMLKEATERRFLGLLSPLLPEGTGRWLVAEAFHCGLKGPTVVDERTLLELRGFQAAPPPGWMCKMRAQALQLAVHLLSLQPTAQGAFLRGSGLSLASGRFTAPVTAIFQFSASLHVDPREPQGRARLRARDTVRALVCIESLCHRHRSLEAISGLESRGRVFTMQVQGLLLLQAGVVGGDIHCGVSAGWTVRLHLRGQRLWDSPHDPEWLQLLRPAPGHVRARQGPPPAPHCPL